The DNA sequence TGGTAAGTAGGGTGACAACCCGGCTTGCCACCCACGGCGTGGCGGGCACTGGGGGAGGGGAACCGGGATGAGCCCTGGCCGGAGACGCGGGATCCTGATCGGCGGCGCGCTGCTGGTCGTCGTGGTCGTGGTGGCGGCTTTCTTCGTGCTGAACGGCGGGGACGCGGCGCCGACGGCGGAGGCCGGGGCGACTTCGGTCGAGAGCCCGGGCGCGCTCGACCCGCACTCGGCGATCACCGAGTACGTCCAGGACCTGACCGAGAACAACCCCGACGCGGCCGCCCGGCTCACCGACGACAACGCGGCGGCCGCGGTGGCGCTGCGGGACGCGCGGAACACGCTGAGCCCCCAGTCGTTCAGCGCCAAGCTGACCGTCCTGCAGCCGACGCCGGCCGGGGCGAAGACGACCGGCGGGACCTTCAGCGCGGCGTGGTCGCTGAAGGGCGGCGTGTGGAGCTACGACGTGCCGTTCCAGCTCAACCTGGCCGGCGGGAAGTGGCTCGTGCACTGGGCGCCGTCGTTGCTGCACCCGAAGCTGGAGGCGGGCCAGCGGCTGGTGGTCAGCACCGCCGCGACGGACACCACGGCGGTCGCCGACCGCGACGGCAAGCCGCTGCTCATCGCCGGGGCGGGCGGCCTGCGCACGGCCGAGGGCAACCCGGCGCCGCTGCTGCGTTCGGCGCTCGGCGGGCAGGTCACGGCCATCGCGGGCAGCGGGTTCGCCGTCCAGCGCGTCGACACCGGCGGGAAGAACCTGGAGACGCTGTTCGGCAAGGCCGACGACGGCGGGACCAAGCCGCTGACGTCGAGCTTGAGCCTGGCCGCGCAGAACGCCGCGCAGGCCGCGGTCGACGGCTACCCGGGGTCGGCCATGCTGGTCGCGCTTGACACCGGCTCAGGCGACATCCTCGCCGTCGCGCAGAACGCGGCCGCCGGGAACTCCCCGAAGGCGCTCAGCGGCCTGTACGAGCCCGGCTCGTCGTTCAAGATCGCGACGGCCGTCGCGGCGGTCCAGCAGAGCGGGCTCACCGCGGCCTCGCCGGTCGACTGCCCGGGCGTCGCGACCATCGGCACCCGCACGGTGCGCAACGAGGACTTCGAGCTGGGCGCGACGAACCTGCAGACGGCCTTCGCGCGGTCGTGCAACACGACGTTCGGGCAGCTGGCGCTGGCGCTCCCGGCGGACGGGCTGAAGAAGGCGGCCGACGAGCTGGGCCTCAACGCCGACTACGAGATCCCCGGCATCAAGACGGAGCTGGGCAAGGTCGAGCCCGCGGCGAGCAAGGACGAGCAGGTCGAGGACGGGTTCGGCCAGGGCCGCATCCAGGCCAGCGCCCTCGGCGGCGCGGTGATGGCCGCGACGGTGGCGGCGGGCAAGGCGATCACGCCGAGGCTGTGGCACGACCTGCCGACCACGGTGGTCAAGGGCTACTCGGCACCGCCCGCGGCGGTGCTCGGCGAGGTCCGCAAGCTGATGCGCGCGGTGGTGACCAGCGGGACCGGCCGGGCCGCGGCGGGCGCCGGAACGGTGTTCGGCAAGACGGGCACGGCCCAGTTCGGCGACGGTTCGAACGCGACGGGCTGGTTCGTCGGCTACCGGGGGAGCGTGGCGTTCGCGGTGGTGCTGGAGAACTCGAACGACTCGGGCCCGGCGGTCACCCTGGCGGCGAAGTTCCTGAAGGCGATCTGACCCCCGGCCCCCACGCGCACTTTCACGTGAAAGTGCGGCTCCCAGGTGCGCACTTTCACGTGAAAGTGCCCGGGGCCTGGGGCGGAACTTTCCCTATGAAAGTGACACTTCGGTGGGGGCCGAAGGGTGCGGCTCGTACCGTGGGGGCATGGAGACGATCGCCCTCGCCGAGGTCGCCGCGGTGCTCGCGGACCCGAGCCGGGCCACCATGTGCCTCGTCCTGCTCGACGGGCGCGCCTGGACGGTCGGCGAACTCGCGAAAGCGGCCGGGATCGCGCTCTCCACCGCCAGCGAGCACGTCACCCGGCTGACCGACGCCGGGTTCGTCGCCCGCGTCAAGCAGGGCCGGGCCAGCTACGTGCGGATCGCCGACCCGCGCGTGGCCGAGCTGATCGAGCACCTGGCCCAGCACGCCGAGCACCGGCCGGTGACCGGCCTCAAGGCGTCGCTGCGGGTGAAGCGGCTCGGCTTCGCGCGGACCTGCTACGACCACCTCGCCGGTGTCCTCGGCGTCGCCCTCCGCGACGGCATGCTGGTGACCGGGCTGGTCGACACGGCCGACGGCCTGACGCTGACCGGGCACGGCCGCGAGGTGCTGGCCGGCCTCGGCGTGCCGGTCGCCGCCGGGCGGCGGGCGCTGCTGCGCGACTGTCTCGATTGGACGGAGCGCCGCGACCACCTCGCCGGCGCGCTCCCCGCGGCCCTGCTGGACCGGGCCGTCGACGCCGGCTGGGTCGTCCGCGACGGGCACCGCGCGGTCAAGGTCCTCCCGGCGGCGCGGCGGCCGTTCGCGGCGCTCGGTGTCGAGCTCGACGCGCTCGGCAGTCCTTAACACACCGGGTGTCCGACTCGCGGCAGCGGTACACGAACGTGTTAACCCGCCCGCCTCACTATTCTGAGGGCCCTACGGCACTCGGGAGGGAGGCGGCATGGACCAGCTTCCCGTGCTGCTCGGCGTCGGCGGCGTCGTGCTGCTCGCCTCCGTGCTCGCCGTGCGGGTCTCGATCCGGCTCGGCCTGCCCTCGCTGCTGCTCTACCTCGCGATCGGGGTGCTGCTGGGCGAAGCCGGCTTCGGCATCCGGTTCGACAACCCCGAACTGACCCAGTCGCTCGGCCTCGCCGCGCTGGTCATGATCCTCACCGAAGGTGGGCTGACCACGCGCTGGTCGGCGGTGAAACCCGCGCTGGGCATCGGGATCGCACTGTCCACAATGGCCGTGGTGGTGAGCATCGCGGTCACCGGCGCGGCGCTGCACTGGCTGCTGGGCCTCGACTGGCGGATCGCGCTGCTGTGGGGCGCGGTGCTCGCCTCCACCGACGCGGCCGCGGTGTTCTCCGTGCTCCGCGCGGCCGGGATCGGCAAACGGCTCACCGGTGCGCTCGAACTGGAGTCGGGCATCAACGACGCGCCGGCGTACATCGCCGTCGTCGTGCTGGCCGAAGGCACCACTGTGGACTGGTCGCTGCCGCTGCTCGCGGTCTACGAGCTCGCCACGGGCCTGGCCATCGGGCTCGCGTTCGGCTGGCTCGGCGGGATCGCGCTGCGCCGCGCCGCGCTGCCGGCGACCGGTCTGTACCCGCTGGCCACGGTCGCGGTGTGCGTCGTGGCGTACTCCTCCGGGCAGCTGCTGCACGCGTCCGGGCTGCTCGCCACCTACGTCGCCGCGCTGGTGCTCGGCAATTCGCGGCTGCCGCACCGCTCGGACACGCTCTCGTTCGCCGAGGGGCTGGGCTGGCTGGCGCAGATCGGGCTGTTCGTGCTGCTCGGCCTGTTCGCTTCGCCGGGCCGGCTGCTCGACGCGATCGTGGCGGGCCTGGTCGCGGGCGCCGTCGTGCTGCTGCTGGCGCGGCCGATCTCCGTCGTGCTGTCGATGCTGCCGTTCCGGTTGCCGTGGCGGGAACAGGCCTTCCTGTCGTGGGCCGGGCTGCGCGGCGCGGTGCCGATCGTGCTCGCCATGATCCCGCTGTCGAAAGGGGTGCCGGGCGCGCAGCGGCTGGTCGACGCGGTGTTCGTGCTGGTCATCGTGCTGACGCTGCTGCAGGGCGCGACGCTCGGCCCGCTCGCGCGCTGGCTGGGGCTGGCGAAGAAGTCCGAGGCGCACGAGATCGAGGTCGACTCGGCACCGCTGGACGAGCTCGGCGCCGAGCTGCTGCAGGTCCGCATCCAGCCCGGGTCGAAGCTGCACGGCGTGTACCTGTCCGAGCTGCGGCTGCCCGTCGGCGCGACGGTCAGCCTGGTCGTGCGCGGCGGCGCGGGCTTCACCCCGCAGAAGACCAGCCGGCTGCAGGAGCACGACCAGCTCCTCGTGGTCACGACGTCCGTGGTGCGCGACGCCGCCGAGCGACGGCTGCGCGCGGTCGACCGGGCCGGGCGCCTGGCCCGCTGGAAGGGCGAGTCGGGGCGCTGACGCGGCCGGCTCACGAAAACCTCACCTGATCTTCCCTGCTGTCCTCCTTTTGGCTTACTGTGCGCTCATTCGAATGGGTGAGTGTTCACGCCAAAGGAGTACACAGGGTGACGAAACTGCGCTGGGCGGCCGCGGCTGCCACGATCACCACGGCACTCGGCCTGCTCGGCGCGCCGGCCGCGACCGCCGAAGCGGCCCCGTTCCCGGCGCTCGCGCTGCCGTTCAAGGCGGGCCAGCAGGTCTACTCCGCCGGCATCCACTCCGACGACGGCAGCACCGGCGTGAAGAACGCCATCGACTTCAGCCCCGCCGACCGCACCGTGCGCGCGCCGCTCGCCGGCACCGTCCACCTGCAGCACTGCGCCGGCGGCGACTGGGTGACCATCGACCACGCGGGTGGCTGGCGCACCGGCTACTACCACATGGAAGGTATCGCGGTCACCGACGGTGAGCACGTCGAGGCGGGCGCGGTGCTCGGTTCGACCGGCAACGCGCTGCCGTGCGGCGGCACCAGCACGGGCGCCCACGTGCACTTCACGCTCTGGACCCTCCCGGACGCCCCGGCGGCGAACTGGGACGGCGTCGCCTTCGGCGCGGTCTCGACCACCCTCGCCACGGCGTACGGCGAGCCGGTCGACGGCAAGTCGTTGGGCGGCTGGCGGTTCACGGCGGGTGCCGAGCAGTACGAGGGCACCGCGACCCACGTCGCGGACGACGCGGTCACCGAACTGCCGGGGCGGTTCCGCGCGAAGCCCTGAGTTTGTGAGCGGCGTCTCAGAATGTGAGGCGGGGGTTGGCCACCCGGAGCGTTCTCGGTTACCTTCTGTGCCAGGTCATGAGTGCCAGCGTCAAGCCCCGGCTTGCTGGCCGGCAACCCTCCTACCGCGGTGGGGTGCCCCGGGTGAAGACCGGGCCGGTCGCGTCCCGCGACGGGCAAGCGCGGGCCCCTCGCCGGGGTCCCCCGGACCGCCGAGGAGGCACCCGATGACTCTCGCCATCGACCGCACCAGCGTCACCGTCCACCCCGCCACGCCCGTCGAAACCGGTGCCCCGCAAGGCATCCCCACCGCCGCCGGCGCGTCGCTGCGGGTCCCGCTCGTCACCGGCGAGACCATCGGCTACGCCAACCTCGACCACGCGGCGAGCGCCCCCTGCCTCGACGCCGTCCGCGCCAAGGTCGACGAGTTCCTGCCCTGGTACGCCAGCGTCCACCGCGGCGCCGGCTTCGCCTCCCAGGTCTCCACCAAGCTCTACGAGCGCACCCGCGACGTCCTGCGCCGGTTCGTCGACGCCCGCCGGACCGACACCGTCGTCTTCACCCGCAACACCACCGACTCCTTCAACCTGCTCGCGCGCAGCCTGCCGCGGAACACGAGCGTCGTCGTCTTCGACACCGAGCACCACGCCGCGCTGCTGCCGTGGCAGGGCCCGAACGTCCGGCGGATCCCGACCCCGCGCACGCGCCTCGCAGCGGTGTCCGCTGTGGACGAAGCGCTCGCGGATTCCCCGCAGGGGCCCCGGCTCGTGGTCGTCACCGGGGCGTCCAACGTGACCGGTGAGCTGCTCCCGGTGGCCGAGATCGCCGCCGTGGCGCGGAAGCACGGCGCCCGCATCGCCCTCGACGGCGCGCAGCTCGCGCCGCACCGCCGGATCTCGATCCGGGACCTCGACGTCGACTACGTCGCCATCTCCGGCCACAAGCTGTACGCGCCCTTCGGCGCGGGCGCGCTGATCGGCCGCGCCGACTGGCTGCGCGCCGCGCGCCCGTACCTCGCCGGCGGCGGCGCGACCAAGCTCGTCACCGGGGACGCCGTCGTCTGGAACGACGGGCCGGAGCGCCACGAAGCCGGTTCGCCCAACACCGTCGGCGTGTACGCGCTCGGCGTCGCGTGCGAGACCCTCTCCCGCGACTGGGACGCCGTCGCCGCGCACGAGCAGGCCCTGCTCGCCCGGCTGCGCAAGGGACTCGAGAGCATCCCGGGCTGCGCCGAGCTGCGGCTGTTCGACGCGCCGGTCGACCGCGTCGGCACGGTCAGCTTCACCGTCGCCGGGTTCGACCCCGGCTGGCTCGCGGCGGTGCTTTCCGCCGAATACGGCATCGGCGTGCGCGACGGCGCCTTCTGCGCCCACATCGCGGCCAAGCGCCTGATCGCCGTCGCCGGTGGCGAGGGGCAGCAGGCGATCCGCGTCAGCCTCGGCCTGGGCAGCACCGAAGAGCACGTCGACCGCGTGCTGCTGGCACTGCGCCGGATCGTCGCGCGCGGAGCGGACTGGGAGTACGCGAAGGTGGACGGCCGCTGGGCCCCGGTCGGCGACCCGCGGGAGCTCCCGCCGTTCTGCTGAGCGCTAGCCTGGCCCGATGGGGAGAGGGCCGCGTTTCTGGTTTCCGCTGGCGTTGCTGGGGTTCGCGCAGATCGGGGCGGCGGCCGTGCAGCTGCTGTCGCGCCGGAGCCCGGCCGAGGGCGACTCCGTGAACCTCGTGTCCGGACCGCCGGGACACCCGCTCGGCACCGGTGGTGTCGGCGGCACGGGCTACCCGGCGGCGCAGTTCTTCACCCAGGACGCCTACTACCTGCCGGGCGCGGGGCTGCCCGCTGGGCCGGTCTGGCTGGTCGCCCTGCTCGTCGTGGTGGCCGGCACGGCCGTCTGGTACGCCCTCGCGCTGCGGCCGGCCCGCACCGGGTGGTTCGTCCTCGGCGCGCTCGGGGCGCTGCTCGCCGTCCCGCTGCTCGACCTGGTCGGGTCCTGGCAGTTCCGGCTCGGGGACGGGCTGCGCGGCCCGCTGCTGGCCACTCTCGGCCTGCTGGTGCTCGCGGCGTACGAGCGCAGTGTCTTCGTCCTGGTCACCGCGGCCCTGTTCGCGCTCGTGGCCGTCGTCCTCTCGGCGGATCTCGCAGGCGTGCTGCTGGCGGCGGCCGTCCTGCTCGCCGCCGCCTTCACCGCGCTCCTGCGGCACCGCCGCGACACCGCGTGACCAGCGCCGTGGACAATGGAGCGGTGAGCACCGAGCCCAGCCGTCCCGAACCCGACACCGCCGCGCCCGAAGAGGCGGTGCCCGACCAGGCGGCCGACGCCCCGGAGAACCCCGAGGTCCCGGCGAAACCGCTGCTGCCGAAGCGGCGGGTCGGCTGGGTGTTCGCGATCGCCGTCGTGTTCTGGGCGATCGACCTGGTGACGAAGAACCTGGTCACCGCCAACCTGGAGGGCAAGGAGCCGGTCAAGATCCTCGGCGGCCTCATCTACCTGCAGGTGATCCGCAACCCCGGTGCCGCGTTCTCGATGGCCACCGGCATGACGTGGGTGCTGGCGCTGGTCGCGCTCGCCGTCGTGATCGCGATCATCTGGCTGTCGCGGCGGCTGCGCTCGATCGGCTGGGCGATCGGCCTCGGGCTGGTGCTCGCCGGCGCCACCGGCAACCTCACCGACCGCATCTTCCGCGCGCCCGGCGGGCTGCAGGGCCACGTCGTCGACTTCATCTCGGCGTTCGCCCCCAACGGCAAGGGCTTCGCGATCTTCAACATCGCGGACTCGGCGATCTGCGTCGGCGGCGCGCTCATCGTGCTGCTGTCCCTGCTGGGCAAGGACTACGACGGCACCTCGACCAAGGACAAGAAGAAGATCGAGAAGACCCAGGAGGAGCAGGCGTGAGCTCGCGGATGCTCCCGGTGCCCGACGGGCTCGACGGGATGCGGGTCGACGCCGGCCTCGCCAAGCTGCTCGGCCTGTCCCGCACGGTCGTCGCCGAGCTGGCCGAAGCCGGCGACGTGCTGCTCGACGGCCGTCCCGCCGGCAAGTCCGACCGGCTGTCCGGTGGCGGCCTCCTGGAGATCACGCTGCCGGAGCCGGCGAACCCCGTCGAGGTCGTGGCGGAGCCGGTCGAAGGCATGCGGATCCTCCACGACGACGACGACATCGTGGTGCTCTCGAAGCCGGTCGGCGTCGCGGTCCACCCGAGCCCGGGCTGGACCGGCCCGACGGTCGTCGGCGGCCTCGCCGCGGCCGGCCTGCGCATCGCGACCTCGGGCGCGGCCGAGCGCCAGGGCGTCGTGCACCGGCTCGACGCGGGCACCACGGGCGTGATGGTGGTGGCCAAGAGCGAGCACGCGTACACGGTGCTGAAGCGGGCGTTCAAGGAGCGCACGGTCGACAAGGGCTACCACGCGATCGTCCAGGGCCACCCGGACCCGACGCGCGGCACGATCGACGCCCCGATCGACCGCCACCCCCGCCACGACTACAAGTTCGCGGTCGTCCAGGGCGGCCGCCCGAGCGTGACGCACTACGAAGTGGTCGAGGCCTTCCGGGCGGCGTCGCTGGCCCACATCAAGCTCGAAACCGGGCGCACGCACCAGATCCGCGTCCACTTCTCGGCCCTGCGCCACCCCTGCGTCGGCGACCTGACGTACGGCGCGGACCCGGTCCTGGCCCGCCACCTCGGCCTGAGCCGCCAGTGGCTGCACGCGAAAACCCTGGCCTTCGCCCACCCGGCGGACGGCCGCTGGGTCGAGTTCGAGTCCGAGTACCCGGACGACCTGGCGAAGGCGCTGAAGATCCTGCAGGACGAAAGCTACTAGTCCTCGATCGACCAGGTCAGCGTGCGCTCGTCCGGCTCCGGCCGCGGGCTCCACCGGACCGACACCACCCGCGTCGCGTCCGGCAGGACGTACACCGTGTGCCCGCCGAGGGTTTCGCCCGGCTTGACGCCGATCTTGTGCGGGGGCCGCGAGGTCAGCGAGACCGGCGCCTTGCCGATCGCCGTCCCGTCGGCGGTGAGCAGCTCGAGGTAGTTGTCCGGCAGCGACGCGAACGGGATCGACCCGCGGTTGGTGATCTCGGTGTGCACGACCACCGCGCGCTCGCCGTCCTCCAGGCGGTAGCCGGCCGCGCTGAACAGGTAGTCCGCCGGGTCCTGGACCTCCAGGAGCTGCACCGACAGCTGCTCGCCCTCCAGGCCCTGGGTCTCCATGACCTCGCCGGACCGGCCGCGCTTGCCCGTGCCGGCCGGCTTGACCGGTTCGTCGCCGCGGGCCCACGACGCCGTCTGCGGGAGGCCCCACGTGCTCACAGCGGGGTCGAGCGGCACCGGCGGCGGCGCGAACGGGCGCGGCGGCTGCGGCGGGCGCGGCGGCGGGCCCGGGTACCGCCCGGACGGCGTGCCCTGGACGTTGTAGGGCCCCGAAGGCGCGCCTTGGACGTTGTAGGGCCCCGAAGGCGCGCCCTGGACGTTGTACGGACCGGACGGCGCGCCTTGCACGTTGTAAGGCCCCGAAGGCACGCCCTGGACCGGCGGCGGCTGCTGCGGCACCGGCTGCGACGGCGGCGCCGGGTACTGCGGCGGCGGCCGGTTCGCCCACGACGGCGGCGCGCCCGCGATGGCCGCGCGCAACCCCTGCGGGTCGCTTTCGACGCCGACGAGCAGGGGGAGCCCGCTGCCGGAAAGGGCGACCAGCCGGTAGGCGACTTCACGCGGATCCATGCCGACCTTGGCCGCGAGCTCGTGCACCGCTGCCTTGCCGAGTTCGGCGAGCGCGGCGAGCAGGCGGGTATCCACGGGATCGGTCACGGCCACTCCCGGAACGCTACCGCTTCGCCCGTCCGGCCGTGCCGAAGGCTGTCCGCCCCCGGCGAAATGCGCGCCGTTTCTGTCGGTGATCTCCGTTAGGGTCGCGGACGAGACACCGAACGAAGCTGGGGGTCCTGCCCATGACCGCGGTCACCGAACTCGCCGACGAGTTCGTCGAAGCGCTGTTCGCCGCCGATCCGCTGACGCCCGCGCTGCTGGGCATCCGCCCGGCGGAACCCGGTCTGCCGGACCAGTCCGCCGAGGCCGAGCGCGCGTTCCGGGCGCGGCTGGCGGAGTTCCTGGAGCGCGCCCGCGCGATCGCCGCCGACGGCCTCTCGGCCGACGACCGGGTCACCCGCGAGGTGCTGATCTCCACGGCGGAGAACCGCATCGCGTCGGCCGACAGCCGGATGGCCGAGTTCACCGTCACCGACCTCTCCATCGGCCCCGCGGCCGGCCTGCTGATGGCCCTGCCGATGACGACCGTGACCGCGGGCGAGGCCGCGGAGGCGCAGCTCGGGCGGCTCGCCGCCGTCCCGGGGTTCCTCCGCCAGTCCGCCCGGCGGCACGCCGAGGGCATCGCCGACGGCCTGGTCCCGGTCGCCCACCTGGTCGACGCCGCGGTCGCCCACCTCGACCGCTACCTCGCCGACCCGGCCACCGACCCGCTGCGCCGCCAGCCGGCGCCGGACGAAGACTTCGAGCGGCGGCGGGACGAGCTGCTCGCCGACGTCGTCCGCCCGGCCTTCGCCGAGTACCGCGAGTTCCTGCTCACCGAGGTGAAGCCGCACGGGCGGCCCGAGGACCGGCCCGGCCTGTCGTGGCTGCCGGGCGGCGGCGAGACGTACGCGCGCTTGGCGCGGATGCACACGACGACCGAGCACACCCCGGCGGAACTGCACCGGATCGGGCTCGACGTCATCGACTCGCTCGCCGCCGAGTACCGCGAGCTGGGGCAGCGGGTGTTCGGCACCGACGACCTCGCCGGGATCTTCGAGCGCCTGCGCACCGACCCGGCGCTGCGCTGGGGCAGCGCCGACGACCTGCTGGAGACCGCTCGCACGGCCGTCGCCCGGGCGGCCGCCGAGGCGCCGAACTGGTTCGGCAGGCTCCCCGAGCAGCAGTGCACGGTCGAAGCGGTCCCTCCGGAGGTCGCGCCCGGCGCGCCCGCGGCGTACTACCTGCGCCCGGCCGCCGACGGCTCGCGGCCCGGCATCTACTTCGCCAACACCCACCAGGCCACCGAGCGGCTCCGGCACATGGCCGAGACGACCGCGTTCCACGAAGCCGTGCCGGGGCACCACTTCCAGCTCAGCATCGCGCAGGGGCTCACCGAGCTGCCGCTGCTGCGCCGCATCGGCGGCTTCACCGCCTACATCGAGGGCTGGGGGCTCTACAGCGAGCGCCTGGCCGAGGAGATGGGGCTCTACTCCGACGACATCGCCCGGCTCGGCATGCTGGCCGGCGACTCGCTGCGGGCGGGCCGGCTGGTCGTCGACACCGGGCTCCACGCGCTGGGCTGGAGCCGGCAGCAGGCCATCGACTACCTGCTGGAACACACGCCGGAGGCGCGCCCCGAGATCGAGTCCGAGGTCGACCGCTACATCGCGTGGCCAGGCCAGGCGCTGTCGTACATGGTGGGGCGGCTGGAGATCCAGCGGAACCGCGCTCGCGCCCAGGAGCGGCTCGGCTCGCGGTTCGACGTCCGCGCGTTCCACGACCTCGTCCTGGCCGGTGGCCCGTTGCCGCTGTCGGTGCTGGCCTCCGTCGTCGACGAGTGGGTGGCCGGGCACGGCGACACCGTCGACGGCCTGGCGCGCGAGCTCGTCGAGCTGACGTTCGAGCAGGAGCCGCTGACCCCGTCGGTGCTCGGCCTGCCCGGCGGCCACGACCGGCTCGCCGACCAGACCCGGGCCGCGAAGGAGCGCTACCGGGCCTCCTACACCGATCTCGCGGCCCGTGCGCGGGCCCTGCCGGGCGATGACCTGTCGCCGGAAGAAGCCGTCACGCGTGAGGTCGTCATCGCCGCCGCCGAGGTGGAGGCCGACAGGCTGGGCGCGCGCACGGCCGACATCGCGGTCAGCGACGGGCTCACCGCTCCCGCGCTCGAGCTGCTGATGTACCTGCCGTACTACAAGCTGGACGACGAGAAGAAGGCGCGCGGCTACCTCGCCCGGCTCGCCGCGATCGAGACGTTCCTGGCGACGCTGACCGAACGGCAGCGCGAGAGCCTCGCCGACGGGCTCGTGCCGCCGGCGTACCTCGCCCGCGTCGGCGCCGAGTACATCGACCGCTACCTCGCCGCACCGGACCGGGATCCGCTGAAGGTGGGCACGACGGCGGCCGTCGAGGGCTTCGAAGCCGAACGCGACCGGCTGCTCGCCGAGGTCGTCCACCCGGCGTACACGCGCTATCGCGACTTCCTGCGCGCGGAGGTCGAGCCGGTCGGGCGCCCCGACACCGCGCCCGGGATCAGCCACGTCCCGGGCGGTGCGGAGCGGTACGCCGCGCTGATCCGCGCGGAGACGACGACCGAGCGCACCGCGCGGGAGCTGCACGAGACCGGGCTGGCGCTGATCGAAAAGCTCGGGGCGGAGTACCGCGAACTCGGGGAGAAGGTCTTCGGCACCACCGAACTCGCCGAAATCTTCGAGCGGCTGCGCACCGACCCGGCCCTGCGCTGGCGCGACGGTGACGAGCTGCTGTCCGCGGCGCGGGACGCGATCGCCCGGGCCGAAGCCGTGGCCCCGCGGTGGTTCTCGCACCTCCCAGCGGAAAAGTGCGAGGTCGCGCCGGTCCCGGAGGCGGACGCGGCGAGCGGCACGATCGCCTACTACCTCCCGCCGGCGCTCGACGGCACGCGGCCGGGCACCTACTACGCGAACACCCACGAAGCGGACAAGCGGCCGCGGTTCACCAGTGAAGCCATCGCCTTCCACGAAGCCGTGCCGGGGCACCACTTCCAGCTCAGCCTGGCCCAGGAGCTGAGCGACCTGCCGCTGCTGCGCCGGATCGGCATGTTCAACGCCTACGCCGAGGGCTGGGGCCTGTACGCCGAGCGCCTGGCCGACGAGATGGGCTTGTACTCCGACGACGTCTCGCGGTTCGGCATGCTGACGCAGGACTCGATGCGGGCGGGCCGGTTGGTCGTCGACACCGGGCTGCACGCGCTGGGGTGGAGCCGGCAGCAGGCGATCGACTTCCTGGTCGAGCACACGCCGATGGCGCGGCTGGAGATCGAGGCCGAGATCGACCGGTACGTCGCCTGGCCCGCTCAAGCGCTCGGGTACATGGTGGGGCGCCTGGAGATCCAGCGGCTGCGGGCGGACGCCGAAGCGGCGCTGGGGGAGCGGTTCGACATCCGCGGCTTCCACGAGGTCGTGCTCGGCCACGGCATGCTGC is a window from the Amycolatopsis sp. cg9 genome containing:
- a CDS encoding potassium/proton antiporter yields the protein MDQLPVLLGVGGVVLLASVLAVRVSIRLGLPSLLLYLAIGVLLGEAGFGIRFDNPELTQSLGLAALVMILTEGGLTTRWSAVKPALGIGIALSTMAVVVSIAVTGAALHWLLGLDWRIALLWGAVLASTDAAAVFSVLRAAGIGKRLTGALELESGINDAPAYIAVVVLAEGTTVDWSLPLLAVYELATGLAIGLAFGWLGGIALRRAALPATGLYPLATVAVCVVAYSSGQLLHASGLLATYVAALVLGNSRLPHRSDTLSFAEGLGWLAQIGLFVLLGLFASPGRLLDAIVAGLVAGAVVLLLARPISVVLSMLPFRLPWREQAFLSWAGLRGAVPIVLAMIPLSKGVPGAQRLVDAVFVLVIVLTLLQGATLGPLARWLGLAKKSEAHEIEVDSAPLDELGAELLQVRIQPGSKLHGVYLSELRLPVGATVSLVVRGGAGFTPQKTSRLQEHDQLLVVTTSVVRDAAERRLRAVDRAGRLARWKGESGR
- a CDS encoding M23 family metallopeptidase, encoding MTKLRWAAAAATITTALGLLGAPAATAEAAPFPALALPFKAGQQVYSAGIHSDDGSTGVKNAIDFSPADRTVRAPLAGTVHLQHCAGGDWVTIDHAGGWRTGYYHMEGIAVTDGEHVEAGAVLGSTGNALPCGGTSTGAHVHFTLWTLPDAPAANWDGVAFGAVSTTLATAYGEPVDGKSLGGWRFTAGAEQYEGTATHVADDAVTELPGRFRAKP
- the lspA gene encoding signal peptidase II, coding for MSTEPSRPEPDTAAPEEAVPDQAADAPENPEVPAKPLLPKRRVGWVFAIAVVFWAIDLVTKNLVTANLEGKEPVKILGGLIYLQVIRNPGAAFSMATGMTWVLALVALAVVIAIIWLSRRLRSIGWAIGLGLVLAGATGNLTDRIFRAPGGLQGHVVDFISAFAPNGKGFAIFNIADSAICVGGALIVLLSLLGKDYDGTSTKDKKKIEKTQEEQA
- a CDS encoding aminotransferase class V-fold PLP-dependent enzyme, with product MTLAIDRTSVTVHPATPVETGAPQGIPTAAGASLRVPLVTGETIGYANLDHAASAPCLDAVRAKVDEFLPWYASVHRGAGFASQVSTKLYERTRDVLRRFVDARRTDTVVFTRNTTDSFNLLARSLPRNTSVVVFDTEHHAALLPWQGPNVRRIPTPRTRLAAVSAVDEALADSPQGPRLVVVTGASNVTGELLPVAEIAAVARKHGARIALDGAQLAPHRRISIRDLDVDYVAISGHKLYAPFGAGALIGRADWLRAARPYLAGGGATKLVTGDAVVWNDGPERHEAGSPNTVGVYALGVACETLSRDWDAVAAHEQALLARLRKGLESIPGCAELRLFDAPVDRVGTVSFTVAGFDPGWLAAVLSAEYGIGVRDGAFCAHIAAKRLIAVAGGEGQQAIRVSLGLGSTEEHVDRVLLALRRIVARGADWEYAKVDGRWAPVGDPRELPPFC
- a CDS encoding RluA family pseudouridine synthase gives rise to the protein MSSRMLPVPDGLDGMRVDAGLAKLLGLSRTVVAELAEAGDVLLDGRPAGKSDRLSGGGLLEITLPEPANPVEVVAEPVEGMRILHDDDDIVVLSKPVGVAVHPSPGWTGPTVVGGLAAAGLRIATSGAAERQGVVHRLDAGTTGVMVVAKSEHAYTVLKRAFKERTVDKGYHAIVQGHPDPTRGTIDAPIDRHPRHDYKFAVVQGGRPSVTHYEVVEAFRAASLAHIKLETGRTHQIRVHFSALRHPCVGDLTYGADPVLARHLGLSRQWLHAKTLAFAHPADGRWVEFESEYPDDLAKALKILQDESY
- a CDS encoding ArsR/SmtB family transcription factor is translated as METIALAEVAAVLADPSRATMCLVLLDGRAWTVGELAKAAGIALSTASEHVTRLTDAGFVARVKQGRASYVRIADPRVAELIEHLAQHAEHRPVTGLKASLRVKRLGFARTCYDHLAGVLGVALRDGMLVTGLVDTADGLTLTGHGREVLAGLGVPVAAGRRALLRDCLDWTERRDHLAGALPAALLDRAVDAGWVVRDGHRAVKVLPAARRPFAALGVELDALGSP
- a CDS encoding penicillin-binding transpeptidase domain-containing protein is translated as MSPGRRRGILIGGALLVVVVVVAAFFVLNGGDAAPTAEAGATSVESPGALDPHSAITEYVQDLTENNPDAAARLTDDNAAAAVALRDARNTLSPQSFSAKLTVLQPTPAGAKTTGGTFSAAWSLKGGVWSYDVPFQLNLAGGKWLVHWAPSLLHPKLEAGQRLVVSTAATDTTAVADRDGKPLLIAGAGGLRTAEGNPAPLLRSALGGQVTAIAGSGFAVQRVDTGGKNLETLFGKADDGGTKPLTSSLSLAAQNAAQAAVDGYPGSAMLVALDTGSGDILAVAQNAAAGNSPKALSGLYEPGSSFKIATAVAAVQQSGLTAASPVDCPGVATIGTRTVRNEDFELGATNLQTAFARSCNTTFGQLALALPADGLKKAADELGLNADYEIPGIKTELGKVEPAASKDEQVEDGFGQGRIQASALGGAVMAATVAAGKAITPRLWHDLPTTVVKGYSAPPAAVLGEVRKLMRAVVTSGTGRAAAGAGTVFGKTGTAQFGDGSNATGWFVGYRGSVAFAVVLENSNDSGPAVTLAAKFLKAI